One segment of Gordonia terrae DNA contains the following:
- a CDS encoding ABC1 kinase family protein, whose product MTDITKGQGRRNAKLASLPIGMAGRAAAGFGKRMVGRDKDEVNQELLEKSAEQLFAVLGELKGGAMKVGQALSIMEAAIPDEFGEPFREALTKLQADAPPMPAEKVHKVLDQQLGTRWRERFQEFSDVPAASASIGQVHKGVWSDGREVAVKVQYPGADHALKADLKTLSRMSGLLQRLSPGTDVKAMMDELIDRTEAELDYLGEADNQRAFAKAYDGHPDFLIPKVVASAPKVVVSEWVDGVPLSKIITTGDQKTRDDAAAKMAEFEVSSPYRVGLLHGDPHPGNFFVATDGRFGVLDFGAVGHYPEGLPPETGPILRLARDKKYDELKELMISAEFIRPSHANKVTSADLEAYLRPYVDPLYSESFHFTRKWMQRAAGKATDVRGDVYKTSRNLNVPKRFVMVFRVLGGCVGIASQLEAHAPYRAIMEEWVPGLGD is encoded by the coding sequence ATGACCGACATCACCAAAGGACAGGGTCGCCGCAACGCGAAACTGGCTTCTCTTCCGATCGGTATGGCCGGTCGGGCCGCTGCCGGCTTCGGCAAGCGCATGGTCGGCAGAGACAAGGACGAGGTCAACCAGGAGCTCCTGGAGAAGTCCGCCGAACAGCTCTTCGCCGTCCTCGGCGAGCTGAAGGGCGGCGCCATGAAGGTCGGGCAGGCGCTCTCGATCATGGAAGCCGCCATCCCGGACGAGTTCGGTGAGCCCTTTCGCGAAGCCCTCACCAAATTGCAGGCCGACGCTCCCCCGATGCCGGCGGAGAAGGTCCACAAGGTGCTCGACCAGCAGCTCGGCACCCGCTGGCGCGAGCGTTTCCAGGAATTCTCCGACGTACCGGCCGCCTCGGCGTCCATCGGGCAGGTCCACAAGGGTGTCTGGTCCGACGGCCGTGAGGTCGCGGTCAAGGTGCAGTATCCCGGCGCGGACCACGCACTGAAAGCCGACCTGAAGACCCTGTCCCGCATGTCCGGACTCCTGCAGCGGCTGTCTCCCGGCACCGATGTCAAGGCGATGATGGACGAACTCATCGACCGGACCGAAGCCGAACTCGACTACCTCGGTGAAGCCGACAACCAGCGCGCTTTCGCCAAGGCCTACGACGGACATCCCGACTTCCTCATCCCGAAGGTCGTCGCGAGCGCCCCCAAGGTCGTCGTGTCGGAGTGGGTCGACGGCGTCCCGCTGTCGAAGATCATCACCACAGGCGATCAGAAGACCCGCGACGATGCGGCCGCGAAGATGGCCGAGTTCGAGGTCAGCTCCCCCTACCGGGTCGGACTCCTGCACGGCGACCCGCATCCGGGAAACTTCTTCGTGGCGACCGATGGACGTTTCGGCGTGCTCGACTTCGGCGCGGTGGGTCACTACCCGGAGGGGCTCCCGCCCGAGACCGGTCCGATCCTGCGCCTGGCGCGTGACAAGAAGTACGACGAACTCAAAGAGCTCATGATCTCGGCCGAGTTCATCCGCCCGTCCCATGCGAACAAGGTGACGAGTGCCGATCTCGAGGCCTACCTTCGACCATACGTCGATCCGCTCTACTCCGAGTCCTTCCACTTCACCCGGAAGTGGATGCAACGAGCCGCGGGCAAGGCCACCGATGTCCGCGGGGACGTGTACAAGACCTCACGAAACCTCAACGTGCCCAAGCGTTTCGTGATGGTCTTCCGTGTGCTCGGGGGCTGCGTCGGCATCGCCTCGCAACTCGAGGCGCACGCCCCCTACCGCGCCATCATGGAGGAGTGGGTTCCCGGCCTGGGCGACTGA
- a CDS encoding YlbL family protein produces MSSSPRFRRIAAAAVSTVVLLALLVLGTQVQVPYAALGPGPTLNTLGTAKVEDDGAVVERKVVQIDGAATDPTTGHLNLTTVSVRDGLSLFDALGMWLSGTYSLTPRDQVYPPDRTTEQVQQENAQQMTGSEENATVAALRYLDRPTALRIASVGPDGPAVGVVRAGDEVVRAGGVPVETGEQLRKVVGDNPPGTVLPLEIVRAGAQQTVSVTLGKHPADPEAGYLGVVPEVVNADPRLEVTYTVGDIGGPSAGMMLALAVIDQLSPGELTSGKFIAGTGTITDEGAVGPIGGITHKTRAARDAGATVFLVPARNCAEAVSERPDGLELVKVDTLDGAVDALGAIGAGRPAPTC; encoded by the coding sequence ATGAGTTCGAGCCCCCGCTTCCGGAGAATCGCCGCGGCCGCGGTCTCCACCGTGGTCCTGCTGGCGTTGCTGGTCCTGGGCACACAGGTGCAGGTGCCCTACGCCGCGCTCGGACCCGGACCGACGCTGAACACCCTCGGCACCGCGAAGGTGGAGGACGACGGCGCGGTCGTCGAGCGCAAGGTCGTGCAGATCGACGGTGCGGCAACCGATCCGACGACCGGCCACCTCAATCTCACCACCGTCTCCGTCCGAGATGGGCTGTCGCTCTTCGACGCCCTGGGGATGTGGTTGTCGGGCACCTACTCGCTCACTCCCCGTGACCAGGTCTATCCGCCTGATCGCACCACCGAACAGGTGCAGCAGGAGAACGCCCAGCAGATGACGGGTTCGGAGGAGAACGCGACGGTCGCCGCACTCCGCTACCTGGACCGTCCGACGGCCCTGCGCATCGCGAGCGTCGGACCCGACGGACCGGCCGTCGGGGTGGTGCGCGCCGGCGACGAGGTCGTGCGGGCCGGAGGCGTACCGGTGGAGACGGGCGAACAGCTCCGGAAGGTCGTCGGTGACAATCCGCCCGGAACGGTGCTGCCGCTCGAGATCGTCCGGGCCGGCGCACAGCAGACGGTGTCGGTCACGCTCGGCAAGCATCCCGCGGACCCCGAGGCCGGCTACCTCGGCGTCGTCCCGGAGGTCGTGAACGCCGATCCCCGGCTCGAGGTCACCTACACGGTGGGCGACATCGGCGGGCCGTCGGCCGGGATGATGCTGGCATTGGCGGTCATCGACCAGCTGAGTCCCGGCGAGCTGACCTCCGGGAAGTTCATCGCCGGCACCGGCACGATCACCGACGAGGGCGCGGTCGGCCCGATCGGCGGCATCACCCACAAGACCCGAGCCGCGCGCGACGCCGGTGCGACGGTGTTCCTCGTGCCAGCCCGCAACTGTGCCGAAGCTGTTTCCGAGCGACCGGACGGGCTCGAGCTGGTCAAGGTCGACACCCTCGACGGCGCCGTCGACGCGCTGGGTGCAATCGGCGCCGGACGTCCGGCGCCGACCTGCTGA
- a CDS encoding UPF0182 family protein, which translates to MPTLSRRSKIIIGLGVAVLVLLLVGPRLIGLATDWLWFSDVGYSGVFTKVIWTRVILFLITTVVVGAIIFGAVALAYRSRPVFVPTAGPNDPLARYRTAIMGKVRWFAIVPAVIIGALAGLVAQGSWATVQMFLHGQSFGRTDPQFNLDIGFYAFDLPFYRFVLNLLFVVVVVAFLSNLVTHYLFGGIRLGQGGGSVTTAARIQLAVLAGTFLLLKAAAYWLDRYSLLSSQRKAEIFPGASYTDINAVLPSKLILMAIAIICAVAFFAGIVLRDLRVPALATVLMLFSALLIGVGWPLTMEQFSVKPNAAQKEAEYIDRAITSTREAYGIGPDKVVTQNDWTARPATPALVNSDVPTLSNVRILDPNVVSPTFIQQQQRQNFYGFPTQLAVDRYRIDGELRDFVVAVRELDPSRYLENQQNWLNKHLVYTHGDGFVAAPANRVNESRDVNDIDGGGDPFYYVSDTSNYQSEEYKRDAPIQVSQPRIYFGELLAKIDPDYAIVGSDDGQAREHDIGDDKYTYQGPAGVSLGNWFNRVLYAGKYAERNFLLSGEINSASKIIYNRDPRDRVEQVAPWLTVDSKTYPAVMEDGSIKWIVDGYTTLDNYPYSQPTSLQSATADAQDLNPGQTGRTQINKTVSYVRNSVKATVDAYTGEVELYEFDTEDPVLKTWMDVFPGTVKSRADFDAQTSLRDHVRYPEDIFKIQRQLLTRYHVDSPQTFFQASDFWSVPSDPTDPDADQRGLDQPPYYFVASDPESGQPTFQLTSVLTRLNRPILGAYVTVSSNPENYGQMTVKQLPGNAQRSGPKQAFNPMRTDGRVAESLKSLENTATVTFGNLLTLPVGDNGILYVVPMYAQAQGEEAFPRLFRVITRYEPAEREARIGYAPTTGEALRQVGITPAAGVVPDDQQPTEPDQAGTPDTNTPTPNEPPQQGDSPERDAAAKAIGDAITALREAQQGGDFAAYGQALDQLSQAVARYESLAAPN; encoded by the coding sequence ATGCCGACACTGTCACGCAGGAGCAAGATCATCATCGGGCTCGGTGTGGCCGTCCTGGTGCTGTTGCTCGTCGGACCGCGCCTGATCGGTCTCGCGACCGACTGGCTCTGGTTCTCCGACGTCGGGTATTCGGGCGTCTTCACCAAGGTGATCTGGACGCGCGTGATCCTGTTCCTGATCACGACGGTCGTCGTCGGGGCCATCATCTTCGGCGCGGTGGCCCTGGCATACCGCAGCCGTCCGGTGTTCGTCCCGACCGCGGGCCCGAATGATCCGCTCGCGCGCTACCGCACCGCCATCATGGGCAAGGTCCGCTGGTTCGCGATCGTCCCCGCGGTGATCATCGGCGCGCTGGCCGGCCTCGTCGCGCAGGGTTCGTGGGCGACCGTCCAGATGTTCCTGCACGGGCAGTCGTTCGGGCGGACCGATCCCCAGTTCAATCTCGACATCGGCTTCTATGCCTTCGACCTGCCGTTCTACCGGTTCGTGCTGAACCTGCTGTTCGTGGTCGTCGTGGTCGCCTTCCTGTCGAACCTCGTCACCCACTATCTCTTCGGCGGTATCCGGCTGGGGCAGGGCGGCGGTTCGGTGACCACCGCGGCACGTATCCAACTCGCGGTCCTGGCCGGGACCTTCCTCTTGCTGAAGGCGGCCGCCTACTGGCTCGACCGGTACTCGCTGCTCTCGAGTCAGCGAAAAGCCGAGATCTTCCCGGGTGCCAGTTACACCGACATCAACGCGGTGCTGCCGTCGAAGCTCATCCTGATGGCGATCGCGATCATCTGTGCGGTCGCGTTCTTCGCCGGGATCGTGCTGCGCGACCTACGGGTGCCGGCACTCGCCACCGTCTTGATGCTGTTCTCCGCGTTGCTCATCGGTGTCGGCTGGCCGCTCACGATGGAGCAGTTCTCGGTCAAGCCGAATGCCGCGCAGAAGGAAGCCGAGTACATAGACCGCGCCATCACGTCGACACGTGAGGCGTATGGGATCGGGCCGGACAAGGTCGTCACCCAGAACGACTGGACCGCCCGGCCGGCAACGCCTGCGCTGGTCAACAGCGACGTACCGACGCTGTCGAACGTACGCATCCTCGACCCGAACGTCGTGTCGCCGACGTTCATCCAGCAGCAGCAGCGGCAGAACTTCTACGGATTCCCCACGCAGCTGGCGGTCGACCGCTACCGCATCGACGGTGAACTGCGCGACTTCGTGGTCGCGGTCCGTGAACTCGACCCCAGCCGCTACCTCGAGAACCAGCAGAACTGGCTGAACAAGCACCTCGTCTACACCCACGGCGACGGGTTCGTCGCAGCTCCGGCCAACCGGGTCAACGAGTCGCGCGACGTCAACGACATCGACGGCGGTGGCGACCCGTTCTACTACGTCAGCGACACCTCGAACTACCAGTCCGAGGAGTACAAGCGCGACGCACCGATCCAGGTGAGCCAGCCCCGCATCTACTTCGGCGAGCTGCTCGCGAAGATCGACCCCGACTATGCGATCGTCGGCTCCGACGACGGTCAGGCACGTGAGCACGACATCGGTGACGACAAGTACACCTATCAGGGCCCGGCCGGGGTGTCCCTGGGCAACTGGTTCAACCGGGTGCTCTATGCGGGCAAGTACGCCGAGCGCAACTTCCTGCTGTCGGGTGAGATCAACTCGGCGTCGAAGATCATCTACAACCGCGACCCCCGCGACCGTGTCGAACAGGTGGCACCGTGGCTGACCGTGGACTCGAAGACGTATCCGGCAGTCATGGAGGACGGCTCGATCAAGTGGATCGTCGACGGGTACACGACCCTCGACAACTACCCGTACTCGCAGCCCACCTCGCTGCAGAGCGCGACCGCCGACGCCCAGGACCTCAACCCGGGCCAGACCGGACGCACGCAGATCAACAAGACCGTGTCGTACGTGCGCAACTCGGTCAAGGCGACGGTCGACGCGTACACCGGTGAGGTGGAGCTCTACGAGTTCGACACCGAGGACCCGGTACTGAAGACCTGGATGGACGTCTTCCCCGGAACGGTGAAGTCGCGTGCCGACTTCGACGCGCAGACCTCGCTGCGGGATCACGTCCGCTACCCCGAGGACATCTTCAAGATCCAGCGGCAACTCCTGACGCGCTACCACGTCGATTCGCCGCAGACGTTCTTCCAGGCGAGCGACTTCTGGTCGGTTCCCTCGGACCCGACCGATCCCGATGCCGACCAGCGCGGGCTCGATCAGCCGCCGTACTACTTCGTGGCGTCCGATCCGGAGAGCGGACAACCGACGTTCCAGCTGACCTCGGTGCTCACCCGCCTCAACCGGCCGATCCTGGGTGCGTACGTGACGGTCTCGTCGAACCCCGAGAACTACGGCCAGATGACGGTCAAACAGTTGCCCGGAAATGCCCAACGATCGGGTCCGAAGCAGGCCTTCAACCCGATGCGGACCGACGGACGTGTTGCCGAATCACTGAAGTCGCTGGAGAACACGGCGACGGTGACCTTCGGAAACCTCTTGACGCTGCCCGTGGGGGACAACGGCATCCTGTACGTCGTCCCGATGTACGCGCAGGCCCAGGGTGAGGAAGCGTTCCCCCGACTCTTCCGCGTGATCACCCGGTATGAGCCCGCCGAGCGGGAGGCCCGGATCGGGTATGCGCCGACGACCGGCGAGGCACTGCGGCAGGTCGGCATCACGCCCGCCGCCGGCGTGGTGCCCGACGATCAGCAGCCGACCGAGCCGGACCAGGCCGGGACGCCGGACACCAACACGCCGACGCCGAATGAACCTCCGCAGCAAGGTGATTCGCCCGAGCGCGATGCCGCTGCCAAGGCCATTGGCGACGCGATCACGGCCCTGCGTGAGGCCCAGCAGGGTGGCGACTTCGCCGCGTACGGTCAGGCGCTTGACCAGTTGAGTCAGGCGGTTGCCAGGTACGAGTCCCTGGCCGCCCCGAACTAG
- a CDS encoding zinc-dependent metalloprotease: protein MSDLPFGFSSSGDGDDDRDKNSGDKNKPGDNPGGNPFGGSNPFGFGGAQGFGGGPGGDFDPSKFDPNMIGQMFSQLGNMFSGMGAGMAGGGQGPVNYSVATNLARQQIGSFTPILEKENTASADAVRLADVWLDDATNFPSGVTQTVAWTPVQWLEESMDTWKGLCDPVAEQLARTWQDNLPAEAAQFAGPMIGMLTQMSGMAFGTQLGQGLGQLAKEVLTSTDVGLPLAPEGIAVLLPEAIAKFAEGLEQPAQEIIVFLAAREAAHVRLFTHVGWLRQRLLATVEEYARGISIDFSGITDATAGIDPTQLLSDPSKLEELISSSTTFEPTTTPEQKAALGRLETLLALIEGWVEQVVTRALGDRIPSTGALTETMRRRRASGGPAEQTFATLVGLELRPRKVREASELWRRALEATDVATRDGVWAHPDLLPDSDDLDNPAGFIDRLLGGDELDDPIAQLEKTIADERARGKGDDRESPDGEGDSGDGSARGGS from the coding sequence ATGAGTGATCTGCCCTTCGGCTTCTCGTCGTCCGGTGACGGCGACGACGACCGCGACAAGAACAGCGGTGACAAGAACAAGCCGGGCGACAATCCCGGCGGCAACCCGTTCGGCGGGTCCAACCCGTTCGGATTCGGGGGCGCCCAGGGATTCGGGGGCGGCCCGGGCGGCGACTTCGACCCGTCGAAGTTCGATCCCAACATGATCGGTCAGATGTTCTCGCAACTGGGCAACATGTTCAGCGGTATGGGCGCCGGTATGGCCGGTGGCGGGCAAGGCCCGGTGAACTACTCGGTGGCCACCAACCTCGCCCGGCAGCAGATCGGTTCGTTCACCCCGATCCTGGAGAAGGAGAACACCGCATCCGCCGACGCCGTCCGTCTCGCCGACGTCTGGCTCGATGACGCGACCAACTTCCCCAGCGGGGTCACCCAGACGGTGGCGTGGACCCCTGTCCAATGGCTCGAGGAGTCGATGGACACGTGGAAGGGACTGTGCGATCCGGTTGCCGAGCAGCTCGCCCGGACCTGGCAGGACAACCTCCCCGCCGAGGCCGCGCAGTTCGCCGGCCCCATGATCGGGATGCTGACGCAGATGAGCGGCATGGCGTTCGGCACACAGCTCGGACAGGGCCTCGGCCAACTCGCCAAGGAAGTGCTGACGTCGACCGATGTCGGCCTGCCGCTGGCACCCGAGGGCATCGCCGTCCTGCTTCCCGAGGCGATCGCGAAGTTCGCCGAGGGACTCGAACAGCCGGCGCAGGAGATCATCGTCTTCCTGGCCGCGCGTGAGGCCGCGCACGTGCGCCTGTTCACCCATGTCGGCTGGCTGCGTCAGCGGCTCCTCGCCACCGTCGAGGAGTACGCCCGCGGGATCAGTATCGACTTCAGCGGCATCACCGACGCCACCGCCGGGATCGACCCGACCCAATTGCTCTCCGACCCTTCGAAACTCGAAGAGCTCATCAGTTCGTCGACGACGTTCGAGCCGACGACGACGCCGGAACAGAAGGCAGCACTCGGCCGCCTCGAGACACTGCTGGCGCTGATCGAGGGCTGGGTCGAGCAGGTCGTGACCCGAGCACTGGGCGACCGGATCCCGAGCACCGGGGCACTCACCGAGACGATGCGGCGCCGACGCGCCTCGGGCGGGCCGGCAGAGCAGACGTTCGCAACACTGGTCGGTCTCGAGTTGCGACCCCGCAAGGTCCGTGAGGCCTCGGAGTTGTGGCGTCGCGCGCTGGAGGCGACCGACGTCGCGACCAGGGACGGCGTGTGGGCTCACCCCGATCTGCTGCCGGATTCCGACGACCTCGACAACCCCGCCGGTTTCATCGACCGACTCCTGGGCGGCGACGAGCTCGACGACCCGATCGCGCAACTCGAGAAGACCATCGCCGACGAACGGGCTCGCGGCAAGGGCGATGACCGCGAAAGCCCCGATGGCGAGGGCGACAGCGGTGACGGCTCCGCCCGAGGCGGATCGTAG
- a CDS encoding flavin-containing monooxygenase — MTQTLEPVVALDRTPQQRVETWLREFESALAALDIARATNAFLTDSYWRDLTAFTWNIKTVEGHEQIADMLSARLADTRPSNFTTTEPATDDGDGVVSAFIAFETAVGRCEGHLRIRPADEGRDGGDEGAGADKAWTLLTTMQELKGHEESAGPSRPLGAVHGTDPDTRSWAEKKADEELALGRTAQPYVLVIGGGQGGIALGARLRQLGVPSVVVDRHDRPGDQWRKRYKSLCLHDPVWYDHLPYLPFPDNWPVFAPKDKIGDWLEFYTKVMEVPYWSKTTCLSAEYDEAEARWTVEVDRDGERLTLHPTQLVLATGMSGKPAVPSVPGQDVFAGEQHHSSAHPGPDGYVGKKVVVIGSNNSAHDICKALVDNGVDATMVQRSSTHIVKSDSLRSIALGSLYSEEAVASGMTTKKADLTFASLPYRIMHQFQVPVYDQIREQDKDFYDRLEAAGFQLDFGDDDSGLFMKYLRRGSGYYIDVGASELIADGTIKLVHGQLDHLTENSVVLTDGTEIEADVVVYATGYGSMNGWAADLMGQEVADRVGKVWGLGSETTKDPGPWEGEQRNMWKPTQQPGLWFHGGNLHQSRHYSLYLALQLKARYEGIPTPVYGLSDVHHLN; from the coding sequence ATGACCCAGACACTCGAGCCGGTCGTCGCGCTCGATCGCACCCCGCAGCAGCGGGTGGAGACCTGGCTGCGAGAATTCGAGTCCGCACTCGCTGCACTCGACATCGCTCGCGCGACGAACGCCTTTCTGACCGACAGCTACTGGCGCGACCTGACCGCGTTCACCTGGAACATCAAAACCGTCGAGGGTCACGAGCAGATCGCCGACATGCTGTCCGCCCGTCTCGCCGACACCCGGCCGTCGAACTTCACCACCACCGAACCGGCGACCGACGACGGCGACGGGGTTGTCTCCGCGTTCATCGCATTCGAGACCGCCGTCGGACGCTGCGAAGGTCACCTTCGAATCCGTCCCGCCGACGAGGGTCGGGACGGCGGCGATGAGGGTGCCGGGGCGGACAAGGCCTGGACGCTGCTGACGACGATGCAGGAACTCAAAGGGCACGAGGAGTCGGCCGGACCGAGCCGACCGCTCGGGGCGGTACACGGCACCGATCCCGACACCCGCTCCTGGGCAGAGAAGAAGGCCGACGAGGAATTGGCGCTCGGCCGGACCGCGCAGCCGTACGTCCTGGTGATCGGCGGTGGACAGGGGGGCATCGCGCTCGGAGCACGGCTCCGGCAGCTCGGCGTGCCCTCGGTCGTCGTCGATCGTCATGACCGGCCCGGAGACCAGTGGCGCAAACGCTACAAGTCGCTGTGCCTGCACGACCCGGTCTGGTACGACCATCTCCCGTACCTGCCGTTCCCCGACAACTGGCCGGTCTTCGCACCGAAGGACAAGATCGGGGACTGGCTGGAGTTCTACACGAAGGTCATGGAGGTTCCGTACTGGAGCAAGACGACGTGCCTGTCCGCCGAGTACGACGAAGCGGAGGCACGCTGGACCGTCGAGGTCGACCGGGACGGTGAGCGCCTCACGCTTCATCCGACGCAGCTGGTCCTCGCGACGGGGATGTCCGGCAAGCCCGCCGTCCCATCCGTTCCCGGTCAGGATGTGTTCGCCGGCGAACAACATCACTCGAGCGCCCACCCCGGACCTGATGGCTACGTCGGCAAGAAGGTCGTCGTCATCGGCTCCAACAATTCCGCGCACGACATCTGCAAGGCTCTCGTGGACAACGGGGTCGACGCCACGATGGTGCAGCGCTCCTCGACCCACATCGTGAAGTCCGACTCACTCCGGTCGATCGCCCTCGGCTCCCTCTACAGCGAGGAGGCGGTCGCATCCGGGATGACCACCAAGAAGGCCGATCTCACCTTCGCCTCACTGCCGTACCGGATCATGCACCAGTTCCAGGTACCCGTGTACGACCAGATCCGGGAGCAGGACAAGGACTTCTACGATCGGCTCGAGGCGGCCGGCTTCCAGCTCGACTTCGGCGACGACGACTCCGGGCTCTTCATGAAGTACCTGCGCCGCGGGTCCGGCTACTACATCGACGTCGGTGCGAGCGAGCTCATCGCCGACGGCACGATCAAGCTCGTCCACGGCCAACTGGACCACCTCACCGAGAACTCGGTGGTCCTGACCGACGGCACCGAGATCGAGGCCGACGTGGTCGTCTACGCGACCGGCTACGGATCGATGAACGGCTGGGCCGCCGATCTCATGGGGCAGGAGGTCGCCGACCGTGTCGGCAAGGTCTGGGGACTGGGTTCCGAGACGACCAAGGACCCGGGCCCCTGGGAGGGCGAACAGCGGAACATGTGGAAGCCCACCCAGCAGCCGGGCCTGTGGTTCCACGGCGGGAACCTGCACCAGTCGCGTCACTATTCGCTGTATCTGGCCTTACAGCTCAAGGCTCGCTATGAGGGAATTCCGACGCCCGTGTACGGCCTGAGCGACGTCCATCATCTGAACTGA
- a CDS encoding PPA1309 family protein — protein MADQSNAPRVYSADDLGSALSEIMEHVDTRGWGQQPSVFALAPTDLLAERLPDVISADGPVLTPVEEDVDDLDEFLASAVWPRDVVGAAVAIEILVVEPEDDDHTPRYVVTETGDQHADEEVARLVVGVLRSGADLALMRLRPGTDEERELLTHPQLALELRAALRGTFAPDVPEESARG, from the coding sequence GTGGCCGACCAATCGAATGCCCCGCGTGTCTACTCAGCCGACGACCTCGGCAGCGCCCTGAGCGAGATCATGGAACATGTCGACACGCGCGGTTGGGGACAACAACCGTCGGTGTTCGCGCTGGCACCCACGGACCTGCTCGCCGAACGGCTCCCCGACGTGATCTCCGCGGACGGCCCGGTCCTCACGCCCGTGGAAGAGGACGTCGACGACCTCGACGAGTTCCTGGCGTCGGCGGTCTGGCCGCGAGACGTCGTCGGCGCGGCGGTCGCGATCGAGATCCTCGTCGTGGAGCCCGAAGACGACGACCACACGCCTCGCTACGTCGTCACCGAGACCGGCGACCAGCATGCGGACGAGGAGGTCGCCCGCCTGGTGGTCGGGGTGCTGCGCAGCGGCGCGGACCTGGCGTTGATGCGATTGCGTCCGGGAACCGACGAGGAACGCGAGCTGCTGACCCATCCTCAACTGGCCCTCGAGCTGCGTGCCGCGCTCCGCGGCACCTTCGCTCCTGACGTGCCCGAGGAGTCTGCGCGGGGCTGA
- a CDS encoding WhiB family transcriptional regulator — MTVECVLESCMSADRAATARLDLPCQVADADLWFAEDPRDLERAKAMCAECPLRAQCLQAALDRSEPWGVWGGEIFERGAVIARKRPRGRPRKNAA, encoded by the coding sequence ATGACTGTCGAATGCGTACTCGAGTCCTGTATGTCGGCGGACCGCGCAGCGACCGCCCGGCTCGACCTGCCCTGCCAGGTCGCCGACGCAGATCTGTGGTTCGCCGAAGACCCCCGTGACCTCGAGCGTGCGAAGGCGATGTGCGCCGAGTGCCCGCTGCGGGCCCAGTGCCTGCAGGCCGCGCTCGACCGGTCCGAACCCTGGGGGGTCTGGGGCGGCGAGATCTTCGAGCGTGGCGCCGTCATCGCGCGCAAGCGTCCCCGCGGCCGTCCGCGCAAGAACGCTGCGTGA